ACTGTCTCATAGCGGATAAGCCACCAATGGAACTTTGTTATATCCCCGACATTAACTATGCCACAAAAGGGATGTTACTGTTGCAGATGTTTGTTCTTTAGCCATCTAGCTGTTGCCTCTTTCAGTCTGTAATACTTTGGAGTTTTCTGCTTTAGTCTTTAATCTTCATCTTGGAATGTTTCATGTTTCTTCTTACAGAATAGAGGCCGTGCCCTTGATGACGATGCTATTGAGAAGATGCTGAATGACTTATCTCTGGTCAAGAAATTTGAGTAGAAGAAGTTTGAGCAGCAACATCCATCTAGGACAGAAAGGTCGGTGGTAAATGCCAGTGGCATATCGTGCTCATGTAAATTCTACATTGGGTGCCAAAGACGGGACAGATTTTTTGCTTGGCTGCTTAAATTGGGATGTAATTGTTGGGATTTTCAAATCGATTATGTTTTCATCTtattttgaacaattttcttgttcatttgaagaagaaaatgtaGTCTAATGTTTAACTACTTCAACCTTTGCAATTTTGGCTAGCTGGAGGAATCTGCCATGATAATATCAATCTGTATACATCAATCAAATTAAGTGAAGTACCGGAACTTGTTTTAACAGTTCAACAGCTTGAGCATATGGTACAATCTCCGCATTAAACAGCCCCTGAATTATTTGGGGACTGAAGTGTGGAGGCTCCAATTGCTGACCAAATTCCTTTTGCTGCTATGCTCCTCTGAGCAGCAAAAACTTTGCCTCATTCTTTCCCCCATTCTATAGCTACTtgtaaaagaaagaaagaaagaaagaacacGATCAAAAGAAAACTAACGATTCTTTGCTCATCAtctaaatgaaaaaaaaaacaaaatgatgAAGTCAAACGCTCAAAAATGGGGAactaaaaaacaaaatgcatgTTTTCTGATGCCATCTACTACGCCCATAAGTACAACTTTGAGGTATAATGTTACTCCAACTGTACAACAACAGCTTCCTCTGCTACAACCCAGCCGTGATTGTTGGGCTTATCCAGATGGATAGACTCTGCACAGCTCTAAAAGGAACAAGGATCATGATATTAGATGAATATGCAGATGAACAAGACAAAGCATACTTGGAACCACATATATACAAATTAGCCCATAGCTGCAAGCCATGAGGAGTACGAACGAAGAGTAATTGGGGATGAGTTGTTGAGGACTATCCTATAAGAAGTGGATGGCTAAGAGCCTACAAATCCTAGGGGAACAGTGACAAGGTTACTGAGGTTAAAGAGGATCATCCAATGATATGGAGTTAAGAATGACTTCAAACATTTAGCAGCCTGTTTAGGCCACCTTCATAGTTGCTTCGAAACTATATGTGATAATAGTGTTATTGAAGATTGACTTACTTTTCATTATTCTCTCCGACAAAACCTTCTGAATAATTTGAGCAGTTTCATAGTAAAAACACAATCATTGGAAAATCGCATGTCTTTCTTATACATAAACATTTACTCTGGATAATAAAATTATGACGGGCTTTCAAAGAGCCATCAGGTTTTCAAGTTGCAATGGTACCCTGTTTCTCTAATTCACAATCAATGTTGTTGGTGGTTCACAGTCATGGTAGATAATTAGCCATATCAATATGAGGAAAATATTTGCATCCAATTTCAGCACAGTATTTTGTACGGTTAGAGTCACCTTAGAACAGGTATAGATGATCAGAGTCATCCAGTTCCAGCTCTCCAAAGAAATGTTGGGTTGTTTACTGGTTGCTTTCTGTAGAAAATATAACAATGGCGGCATCAGCTGCATCTCGTATTGCCTTGACCCACCACAAAGGCAGCATGTGCCAGCATCTTCCTTATCCATAAAGGCCACTAGTGGCCTCCCACCATATGAATATCTGAAAGCATTGACATTGCAGAACTTCAGAATTGGGCAGAGTCCAAAAGTCCCACCAAGTATTCTAGTTGTATCCTAAGAGAAAGGAATGATGAAACTAGCTACTACAAGATACGTGGTTAATCCATATAAAGCACACTTACTATGAGTTGAAGAAGATAATAACAgttgaaaaacaaaataaattaaatgagaGAATCTCTACACTTTGCTAGCTACTTTGCATGAAGAAGTCCAAAAACTTGAGTGTCGATAAGTTTTTGTTGACCTTTATCCATGACATGATAATAAAGCTCTCAAATCAGAACTTCAACCAAATAATATGGACTTTAACTCATTCCCCTCATGATATATATCTGTAACTCTTACTAGAATATCTCCTCACTTGGTCTCTAAGGATCAAAAAGTTCTGCTACCAGTCAAAACATCTTCTTAATAGCGACAGACCGTACATTGCCCCATAAACCCCCTCCCCCCCTTTTTTTGCCCAAAATAAAAATTGCCTTTCACAGCCAAAACAGGAGCTTCTAAAAGTACTGAAACAATAATCTGGGTTCAGAGCCTGCCAATCAACTATAAGTACACAGGACGGTGAAAAGCATCACTTCTACTTCTACGGTCAAGAACCCTGACAACTTCACCTGAAGCATTGCTCTGGATATGCATCAATACGTTTCTTGAACTTGAGGTAAGTCCTATCGGCATTCAAGGCTTTATCATATTCGTACTTCTCCTCTTCCCATCTCTCTTCCGGTGTATGATCATTAAGATCACTTTCGTTCCCATTCACAGACAGTGAGCCATATTTCGACCACAAGGAAGTGACCTCCTGTGCATATATGTAGAAGCAAGGCAAAACTGCAATAAAAAacattaaaataattaaaatctTTCACAAGACTTTCTAGCAAAACATGGAAAAATATCCTGCAGAGAAACTCACAGCTAGGAATGGATTATGCAGATTGAGACTATCATTTTAGCACAAATCACATTGTTACAAAATAAACAATTCAGCCTTATAGTATTACACTGAAACTGAATTTTGAAATAAACAAATGAGCTAACTAAAAGGCTAATAGTCCAGATGATTGTGAGGTTTACAATTCATAAAAAATGGCCAAGTATTGATTCCTTTTTTTGTGGTAGAAAAGCTTAGAGACAACATGATTTTATATTGGATTAGGACTTTGGCAGGATATTACAGCAGGAATCATAACAACTCATGGAAAATGCTATCCTGGCCCAAGAACTCACCACCTCCCCATTCTCTTTCATTCAAGAATAGATACTAACTGAACAGGGGGATTGCTGCTCAGAAGGATCAGATTTGCACTTCAATCTGGTTATCTTGGCACAGGTACCTTTTTTTTGAAATGCAGGAGTTTCAACTTACAGATATGCACACATACACATTCTGAGATAAACTTCAAAACAATAATCTGCATGTTGTAAAAAATGCATTCGAAATATTCTTCCAAACACACCCACAAGCTATACCAGGAAATCGTTTATCATTAGCTTTAGATTTCTCATCTGTAGATGAAGGCTTCAGACTAGCCTCAGGATCACAACTTTGTTTCTTTGAATTTGAAGACAAACTTGCAGCTTCAGAAAATGCCCTACTTAAGTCCTCTAGATCTAAGTCATCACTGTTTCCACCATCATCATCCTCTCTAGACTCGAATGTCCACAAGTCTTGCTGCCAATCATTTTTAACAGCTGAAACAGAAGACGACGGAAAAGGGGCAACATCATTACTGTGTACAAATGGATCTTCACTACTGACTGACTTCTGTACTCGAAGAGCTCTCCAACTACATACAAAAGAACCATAAAAGTAAAAACAAAGAAGACCAAGAACAAGAATAACTCTGGTCAATCCAACTTCGAGATCTTAATAGGAATCTAGTAAGCCAGAACCATTAAACCTTGAAGGATTGCTCCCACATTGCAGCATTACACAACCAAAAATGTAAATAACACGTTCTTCAAGTGTCAAACTCTCGCTCGAAATCGGAGCATAAACCTGAGGAAGATAAGAAACACAAAACCCAGAAAAAAGAAAGCACTTTGACTCAAACTTTGAGCTGATTGTTATCCACCGAAAAAAAGGGCAAACTATTCAAAAACCTGTGCAAGAAGACAGAGATTGCTTTTACATGATGGACATATTAGCAGTTCAGGCTTAATACCAATATCAGGAATTGGCCAGTCCTGTTCAGacaaaaaacaataataaaaacACAGCAAGAACTTCCTTGAAAATAAGTCTAATTCTCAAAATCAAACAAACTATCTTACAGGAAGTCCTCCAATTTTGGTTGTATAATGGTCAGCCACTTCATAATTATCATCGGCCCAAGGTCCCGGCATTCCCAATATAACTTCTTCCATTGGGTTATCTATAGccaaacagaaaacaaaaaacgCTGACATAAGCTGTACACGCTCTAAGAAGGAAGCGTTTTATCATTCGCTGACTGCTTCATTGCAATACGAGGACAAAGTATAAGCAACTGAAACTCAGCCATTTTTCACAAAACCTGATTCAGTGATAACCTTTTACCAACAATTCCAGATATCTTTCTTTTTCACTAATTCTtgacaaaattaaattttgtgaAGGCCCTTTATACATAACCAAAACCAACATGCTAAAACATCTTTCTTTTTCACTAGTTCCGGACAAAATCTAATTTTGTGATGGCCCTTTACCAGATAAGCAAAAAACCAACATAATAAATTCCtacttacccaaaaaaaattaagttaGAAACCAACTCAGTAAAGATtctcttttgctttctttttttttagagtCTTTTACCAATACCACTAAAAAATCTTCTTGCTgtagaaaaatcacaaaaaccacacacaaaaccaaaattgaaaagctaaaaaagaaagaaaaaaaaagacagttTTTCTAGTGAAGATAAAGCTAAAAAGCATAAGCAAAACAATTTCAAGCTCTCATACCTCAAAACATACAAACCAAGATAAAATGAAGATGcagagagaagagaagagaaggtACCTTATTCTCAGCTAAAACGGCGTCGTCGGAGAGAGCTGGGTTTGCAATTGAGGCGGGGTTTATGCAGAATCGGCGGTTAAAATAGCCCaataatttgatttttggaaaattgTTGGGAAAGGACAAGCTAACTGGGCAAATTAAGAGAGAAGGCAATTTTTGCTTATTTAGCGCTAAGGACATCAATTGTAAGATTGTATTAATTGAGTCCTgtaccttttccttttccttttccttttccttttccttttccaattATTTTTTTGCCAAGTAATTTCTTTTCATGTAGTAATTCTTTTAAGGACATCAATTTTTTTGGCCGAGTTTATACACTTGTGTCTGTTTTGCTTAATTACTCTAAACTATTATTTTCCTATCTATTAATCCAATGATGAATATGTCATTACCCATCTTAATAAGAGCATCTTAAACGTCaaataaaagttcaaaattAATAAGATGTGACTATTTCCCCTAATTATTTGCAAACTACAAGCTATTATCCTTTGATGGTTGGACCAATTGAAGGCACACTACCTGAATTGGTGTGTGGATGGAGGTTAATTTACGTCTATTCAATCTGTGAAATTCTACATTGCTCATTGTAATTTTTAATTACTTGATTTTTGTAATTATGACGCCCATCTCCCTTTTAATTCTTTCAACAGCCAAAACCCATTCCATCCTGCAGAGGCTTCTTATGCTAAAAGTGATGTCTtactttcctttgttttttttttttttagtccgTGGAAGGGCCTAAGGAGATCTTGGAGGCTTCTTATGCTAAAAGTGATGTCTtactttcctttgttttttttttttttttagtcagTGGGAGGGCCTAAGGAGATTTTGGAATAACTCGGAGGGGACTGAGCCACCGCCGGACCAGACGAGTACGTGATTTTTTAAGCAAGACCACATTTAATTGTGCCTCCCACCCCACAAAGCCTTAATGTGGTGGTAGCCACCAGCCCAAAGACTGGTGGTTCTTACCTTCCTTTATTGCATAGATAAGTTGGTAACATCATACACAAATGGCTTTATTTGGAGAGCCTTTAATAGCTATGGCTTGGAGAGAACAAAAATGCTTGCAATACTTTCACTGCCAAAAAAGGgtgggagggagggagggagggggggggaggaggaggaggagagggagGGAGGGGGCTGTTGGATGGAAAACTCTGCAGCTAATAGAATGATAATTTGATCAAAGAACCTTGTATTTTCTTTTCATGGCCTCCAATAAGAAGCTATAGCCTGCCAGATCATAGCAAATCACATGACCTATTTCTATTTAATTTGTATACACAGATGGACAGGAAGCTATGCATCCTCTACCAGGCTTTGTACAAAGTATAGGTTTTGGATCAGCACTGTGGTAAGTAACTAAAACTACTCAGTTCCATCTTTTAGCATTCTTCAACCCTTTAGACTTTTGTCTAGCAGCTTGAAATGACTGCATTTTCTGCTTCTTCCTAGCTTCCTTTTCTGCCTGTTGGCCACGAATAGAAAGTTTAGTTCTTTCAATGGTGATGTATAGAGATCGCAATTCTTACACTTGTGACTTACTACACGTGACTTTACCTTTGACATCTTTGATTTGGCCTTTGCCTTTGGGGACTTCTCCTCGAGCTCTGCCTCGCGCTCAAGCTCTCTCTTCCTTGCTTCAAGGTTCTTCTCTAAATAATACTGCAAATGAAGAATGATGTGATTGGtaaatggaaatgaaaagagCCCTTTTTGAGTGACAAATATCACAAAGGCCTAGACATGAAAAAGTTGCCCAACTTCTTTCGACCAACCTCAAGTTCAGGTCAAACTCAAGCCTACTTAAAGCACAGTCAATTAACAGATTAGGAAAAAATCCTTCATGATTGAACCACATCAAGGTTCGAAGCTTTGATTCTAACCGAAAAGGTGCAAGTTCAAACTTGAAGTTCTAAAATTTTGTCTACGTGTAAAAATGCAATATAAATCCACACGCAATGTGTTTGTATGGTTTGTCAAAGTCAAAGGCTCATTGTATTATCTGGTTGAAATACAAATGTGATGTAATTGCAGAGGTTAGTGATGGTTAGTTATCAGTCATATATTCATTTGAACATACTGCTGCTAAAACAGGAATCAAACTTACGTTGTAATCTCCAACATAGTCTTGCACATGACCATCCTTCACTTCCAACACTCTGTTAACAATTTGCTTTATGAAGTACCGATCATGAGATACAGTAATAACAGTTCCCTTGTACTCATTGATGGCCTCCTGATAGAATAAATACAGTTTAAATAGTCACGAAGATGAAATACATTTTATGCTATGATGTCTACACTCATGCCTGGAAATAAATGAGCCCACACAAACCTCAAGCATCTCTTTTGAAGGTATATCCAAATGATTTGTTGGTTCATCCAGGACAAGCAAGGTTGAAGGTTTCACCATAAACTTGCAAAATGCTAGTCGAGCCTGAAAGAGAAACAGGCCAAATGCTTAAGCTGCTTAATATTAACTACTGAACCATAACAAACTGCTTCAGAACAGGCAAATAGAAATGGCTATGATGGGCTTGTAAAGATTTAGAAGTTTCATTCTGAACCTTGAAGTTTAAAAACAGAAATTATCAAATTTTCCACAAATTTAAAGGTCAAATTCAAAGGCAGGACAACTAAGAAAGGATGCAAAGACAAAAAATTTTACAGTATCTAATATCCTAAAGTCCTTATACTTCTGATATCCTAAACACCATCTTTCTGCTCTACTTCTGTTTCTCAAATTTAActatttcaaatcaaataaaccaCAAGCTGTGCTCTGAGAATTCTTCTCTCGTAGAAGTATCCATATGTGCTTTGTCTCTTTGGTATGTGAAAATAACATGCATTTTCATGTGTCTGTTGCTACTCTTCAACATTCACCTATCCTTTAGTTCAAAAGCACAGGAGTAAAAGGTCAAGCTTAAAGAAACGAGTGGCACTGGATTAAAAATGCTAAACAACAGAGGCAGTAAACCCTAATATTAAGAACGTATCCCAAAATCGTGCAATCTGCTTATCATACAAGACCTGCAACATATGAAATCTCTTTTAAAGCGCGTATTTCAACCTATTTTTCAAGAGAAAAAAGATCAGAAAATAGTGTTAAAACAGAACAGGGAAATATAAGTGTGGATGGCTCATTGCTCAAAATTTTTAGTGCGTTTCAATTATGTGCCAGACCATATGATAGAATAATAAACAAAAGCAGCTCAAACAATGAAGTTTGGCAATAGCTGCATCACTTTATCATCTTTCTTCCCTTGTTATATCCAATAGGCCTTCCAATTATGATTTTAACACACCCACAGTTCGATTTTTTATGAAGGCAACTAGACCAGAAGACATAATCCTAAGTTCCAAATTACATTAAACTCCTCCCAATTAAAAGAACGAAAGATTTTATTACAAAAATCCACTTCTACTAATTTAATTGAGAAAGGAAAAAGTTGTAGTAAACAGATATAGCCAGTAATTCAGAACTCGAGCGAGCTTTAGCTTAAATCCAAATATGCATGTCATGCACAATAAAATGTGATTGCCTTACCTTCTCACCACCACTCAAGAAGGAAACTTTCCTATCAAGCATATCAGCTTTGAAATTACAACGCCCAAGAAGTCCCTTTATATCATCAAGCCTCCAGTCCTCTGCAACTTCTGCTACTGTTTCAAGCACTGTTTTATCTAAATCAAGAGCCTCAGcctaaaaatgaagaaaattcaTCCATataaaaaaatagtaataagCAAGCATTCTGAATATTCCGGTCATCATTAGACCAGGACTACAGTTTAATAAACAAAATATTCTCAAGGGCAATAATAACAAGGGTGTCAACCTGATTCTGCTCAAAGTAGTTTGGCAATACATTGTGCTCCCCAAGCAACACTTCACCTCTATCTGGCTTCTGTAGGCCCATAATTAATTTGAGCAAAGTACTTTTACCACATCCATTTGGGCCAATGATGGCAATTTTCTCTCCCCTTTCGATTGTTAAATTGGCATTCTTAAATAGTGTCTGGCAAAAAGAAATTATGTTAAGATACTTTTAACGTATAAATAGGGAACTGAATTGTTTGGTGTCCCATGAAAATTCATTTAACTGTCAGAAGTGAAATCTCATGACACTTGTCTCAGCCTACATGAACAAACACTGAAAGAAATAAACCTTGGTGGTGTTCATCAAGTACCTTATCTCCAAATGCAAACTCCAGATTCTTTATCGTCACTACAGAGCGCCCACTTCTCCCACGCTCAGG
This sequence is a window from Coffea eugenioides isolate CCC68of chromosome 7, Ceug_1.0, whole genome shotgun sequence. Protein-coding genes within it:
- the LOC113777698 gene encoding programmed cell death protein 2-like isoform X2, translating into MEEVILGMPGPWADDNYEVADHYTTKIGGLPDWPIPDIGIKPELLICPSCKSNLCLLAQVYAPISSESLTLEERVIYIFGCVMLQCGSNPSSWRALRVQKSVSSEDPFVHSNDVAPFPSSSVSAVKNDWQQDLWTFESREDDDGGNSDDLDLEDLSRAFSEAASLSSNSKKQSCDPEASLKPSSTDEKSKANDKRFPVLPCFYIYAQEVTSLWSKYGSLSVNGNESDLNDHTPEERWEEEKYEYDKALNADRTYLKFKKRIDAYPEQCFRYSYGGRPLVAFMDKEDAGTCCLCGGSRQYEMQLMPPLLYFLQKATSKQPNISLESWNWMTLIIYTCSKSCAESIHLDKPNNHGWVVAEEAVVVQLE
- the LOC113777698 gene encoding programmed cell death protein 2-like isoform X1, yielding MSAFFVFCLAIDNPMEEVILGMPGPWADDNYEVADHYTTKIGGLPDWPIPDIGIKPELLICPSCKSNLCLLAQVYAPISSESLTLEERVIYIFGCVMLQCGSNPSSWRALRVQKSVSSEDPFVHSNDVAPFPSSSVSAVKNDWQQDLWTFESREDDDGGNSDDLDLEDLSRAFSEAASLSSNSKKQSCDPEASLKPSSTDEKSKANDKRFPVLPCFYIYAQEVTSLWSKYGSLSVNGNESDLNDHTPEERWEEEKYEYDKALNADRTYLKFKKRIDAYPEQCFRYSYGGRPLVAFMDKEDAGTCCLCGGSRQYEMQLMPPLLYFLQKATSKQPNISLESWNWMTLIIYTCSKSCAESIHLDKPNNHGWVVAEEAVVVQLE